A portion of the Glycine max cultivar Williams 82 chromosome 10, Glycine_max_v4.0, whole genome shotgun sequence genome contains these proteins:
- the LOC100782028 gene encoding NAC domain containing protein 50, translating into MGRETMCLPTPPTTATTTVNPVPPPAPAPPTSLAPGFRFHPTDEELVIYYLKRKVSGKSFRFDAISEVDIYRSEPWDLADKSRLKTRDQEWYFFSALDKKYGNGGRMNRATSKGYWKATGNDRPVRHDQRTVGLKKTLVFHSGRAPDGKRTNWVMHEYRLVEEELERAGSGSSQPQDAYVLCRVFHKNNIGPPNGQRYAPFIEEEWDDASGMVPGADPGDNRSFAHQPHVEGKSGVLCAEGRNGALQDTQSFNKAPFDVNKLPIETQNLLAVCKRESMAEYPSPEKDDNNCKHMDDYPSPQTDNPKPFSQIYKRRRHNLNSNNSHVSGDSIRTSQDPCSSTITTAATALPTTNAAAGTATNTAPKKHFLSALVEFSLLESLESKDSLASIKTPDFDVENLESSMPPSCAKFIKEMKSEMQKLSVEKETMRFEMMSTQAMINILQSRVDVLSKENEDLKRMVAQNP; encoded by the exons ATGGGTCGCGAAACTATGTGCCTTCCAACCCCACCAACCACTGCCACCACCACAGTGAACCCAGTGCCGCCACCAGCACCAGCACCACCTACCTCTCTTGCTCCTGGCTTCAGGTTCCACCCAACTGATGAGGAACTCGTTATCTATTACCTCAAGCGCAAGGTTTCTGGCAAAAGCTTCCGATTTGATGCCATATCCGAGGTTGACATATACAGGAGCGAACCCTGGGACCTAGCAG ATAAGTCAAGGTTGAAGACTAGGGACCAGGAGTGGTATTTTTTCAGTGCACTGGACAAGAAATATGGGAATGGTGGGAGGATGAACAGGGCTACCAGCAAAGGGTACTGGAAAGCCACTGGGAATGATCGACCAGTGAGGCATGACCAAAGGACCGTGGGGCTGAAGAAAACGTTGGTGTTTCATAGTGGCAGAGCTCCTGATGGGAAAAGGACTAACTGGGTCATGCATGAGTACAGGCTTGTTGAAGAGGAGCTTGAGAGGGCTGGGTCTGGATCCTCTCAGCCTCAG GATGCGTATGTTTTGTGTAGAGTGtttcacaaaaataacataGGACCCCCAAATGGGCAACGGTATGCGCCCTTCATTGAAGAAGAGTGGGATGACGCATCGGGAATGGTTCCAGGGGCAGACCCTGGGGATAACCGCTCTTTTGCCCACCAACCACATGTTGAAGGCAAAAGTGGTGTTTTATGCGCCGAAGGGAGAAATGGTGCTTTGCAG GACACTCAATCTTTCAACAAAGCTCCTTTTGATGTGAACAAGCTTCCTATAGAAACTCAAAATCTTCTAGCTGTGTGCAAGAGGGAAAGCATGGCTGAGTATCCATCACCCGAAAAGGATGATAATAATTGTAAGCACATGGATGACTACCCTTCACCTCAAACAGATAATCCAAAGCCTTTCTCTCAAATATACAAACGAAGGCGGCATAACTTGAACTCCAACAACTCTCATGTTTCTGGAGATTCAATCCGAACCAGCCAGGATCCGTGCTCCTCTACAATAACTACTGCTGCAACTGCACTCCCAACCACTAATGCTGCTGCTGGCACAGCCACCAACACTGCACcgaaaaaacattttctttccGCACTGGTGGAGTTTTCGCTGCTAGAGTCCCTTGAATCAAAGGACAGCCTTGCTTCAATTAAGACACCGGATTTTGACGTGGAAAATCTTGAGTCATCCATGCCTCCAAGCTGCGCAAAGTTCATCAAGGAAATGAAGAGTGAGATGCAGAAGCTTTCAGTTGAAAAGGAGACGATGAGGTTTGAGATGATGAGCACACAAGCAATGATTAACATTCTCCAGTCTCGCGTCGACGTTCTCAGCAAAGAAAATGAGGATTTGAAGAGGATGGTGGCCCAAAATCCTTAG